Genomic DNA from Hordeum vulgare subsp. vulgare chromosome 2H, MorexV3_pseudomolecules_assembly, whole genome shotgun sequence:
GTGGTATCCCTCTCTCATTGACCGATTGCTCCTCACTCAGCACACTTATACTGTCACGTAATAACCTCTCAGGAGAGATCCCTTCTTCTTTGTTTGATAATTCATCTAAGCTTGCTGTGGTTGATCTCCAGAAAAATTCTTTCACTGGTCCCATCCCACATTTCCATATGGTCATAACTCTCAAATTTCTTTGCCTGACAGAGAACTTCCTCTCTGGAAGCATACCTAATTCAATGGGAAATGTGTCTTCCTTCGCTTCTATATTGCTCAGCCAAAATAGGTTACCGGGACTAATTCCGGAAACTTTGAGTCACATTACAAAACTTCTTGAGCTTGACCTAAGTTTCAACAGTTTATCAGGTAATATCCCGTTTTCTCTTTACAACATGTCATCACTGAAAAACTTTAGTGTTGGCAGCAATGACCTTGTTGGGCAGATACCATCTCACATCGGCTACTCACTACCAAACCTCCAGTCCCTGATCATGGGAAGCAACATGCTAGAGGGCCTGATCCCTGCTTCGCTAGCCAACATgtcaaatcttcaaattcttgaTCTTTCGAAGAACTCGCTACATGGCTCTGTTCCATCCCTTGGTTCATCGGCAAACTTGCGTTGGTTTGTTTTGGGGAGCAACTTGCTAGAAGCACATGACTGGTCATTTCTTGCATCTCTAGCAAATTGCACCCAGCTGACAAAGTTGTCCTTGGAAGGGAATCTTCTAAATGGAAGCCTACCTATATCAATTGTTAATCTTTCCACTAAGCTAGAAGATTTATCGCTTGGTTCAAACCAAATTTTAGGCTCAATACCTTTTGAAATTAGCAATCTTGTTAGTCTCACTTCTCTTAGGATGGAAAGCAATTTTCTTTCTGGAAGCATACCTTCTACCGTTGGAAAGCTGCAAAACCTATATATCATAAACCTATCAAAGAACAAATTATCAGGTCAGATCCCTCCCTCAGTTGGTGACATTACTCAACTGGGCAAGCTTTATCTTGATGATAACAACTTGGGTGGAAACATACCTGGTAGTTTAGGTCAGTGCAAGGGGCTTCTTGAAGTAAACTTGTCTGCCAACAGCCTGGCTGGATCAATACCAGCTGAACTTTTTGCTGGCCCTGGACTTGCCTTGGGTGTGGATTTTTCGTACAACAatctcacaggagaaataccatcAGATGTCTACTTGGCAAATCCCGCTCTTCTGAACTTTTCCAACAATCTGTTGTCCGGAACGATTCCTGATGATCTTGGAAGGTGTGTCAATCTTTTATTCCTGTGCCTGGAAGACAACAAGCTCAAGGGGCAAATTCCTCAGGGTTTTTGGAAGTTGATGTCCATCCAGCAGATTAATCTTGCTCGAAATAATTTATCTGGTCCAGTTCCAGAATTCTTTGACAACCTCACTTTGTTGGAGAAGCTTGATCTATCATACAACAACTTCGAAGGTCCAGTTCCCTATGGTGGATGCTTTAGTAACTCGAGTATGGTTATTTTGGATGGCAATAAGATGTTATGTGCAAGAGTGTCCATGCTAGCACTGCCAATCTGTGATGGTACTCAACAAAGAACCGTGTGCCTTTGCGAACAATCGTAATGATAATTACACTATTAATTGCTGGTTTGTTATTGTTAAGTTTGGTTGTCACTATTTGGAAAATAAGGGCGCGGCTTACATTTTCAAGGGACAATAAGATTCTCGGTGTGTTATGTTTTGTTGCCAACTGGAAGAAAGAAGTGGTTGCTGACCAGAAGCAAAGAGAAGTTCATGCATGTTCTAAACACAAGGAGACGCTGAAAAAGATATCATATGGTGACATTCTGAAAGCTACCAACTGGTTTTCTTCACTCCATACTATCAGCTCAACCTGTACTGGGTCAGTTTATGTTGGTAGGTTCAAATCCGACAGGAGTCTAGTTGCCATCAAGGTATTCAACCTGAATGAGCCTGGTGGATATGATAGTTACTTTATTGAGTGCGAGGTGCTACGAAGCACCCGCCATCGGAATATAATGCGGCCTATGACCCTATGCTCGACACTTGATTCACAAAACCATGATTTCAAAGCACTGATCTTCAGGTTCATGGTTAATGGCAGCGTTGACAGATGGTTGCACTCTGAGCAACACAATGGAATCCCGGACAGAGTGCTGAACTTTGGCCAGAGGATATGCATAGCAGCAGATGTGGCTTCTGCTCTCGATTATGTCCACAACCAACTGACGCCTCCTTTGATCCATTGTGATTTGAAGCCACACAATATCCTTTTGGACGATGACATGGCCGCACGGCTCAGTGACTTTGGCTCAGCAAAGTTTCTATTACCAGGCCAGGTTATCCGTAAAAGCTTGGTTGATGTCGGAGGAATAATTGGATACATGGCACCTGGTGAGTTTACTTTTCCAAATCCCCAATTAAATAGTTTGTCTTGTATGTATGTGTATTGTTTCACTTGTACAGCGTATTTTTTTTCTTCATGTATGTATGCATGGTTTACCGAGTATTTAAGTGCATTTGCAGAGTACGGGCTGGGCTGCAAGATCTCTGTAGGAGGCGATGTGTATAGTTTTGGAGTGCTTCTACTGGAGTTGCTTACGGGAAAGCGACCAACCGATGATATGTTTGTCGATGGACTCACCCTTCGCATTTTCTCTGAATCCATGTTCCCTGACCTAGTTGCGGAGATGCTAGATCCTCATATGGCGCATGAGGAGCATCAAGGGTGCGTAGAAGCATGGATGCAGAGATATATCGTCCCGTTGGTTGCTCTGGGGCTGTCATGTACTGTGGAATCTCCGAAGGACAGGCCTGGAATGAAAGATGTTCCTGCAAAACTTTCTGCTCTCAGAGACGACTTTCTGGAACGCCATCATGACGATTGACGGATATTTCAGCTCTGTTAGAGCATGCTGATTTGTTATCGTTAGGAATGTAGTGTTGCAACTACTAGTAATTTTGCATATTGTACCCAATCTACTGAAAGTGCCAAGTGCCCAATGTGATTTGCAGTGAGCAACAGTTGGCTACTGAAAGTGTCAACTATCCTTTGTTGCGGGTTTGCTGATTATTTTCATTTTGATCTTAAGGTGTATGTATGGCGAAATTCCTTAGTAGCATAAACTGTACTCTATATATCAAGGTATTTTTCTGTCAGATCTTACATCCAGTTTAATAGCATAAGTCCTTTTTTGGTTAACTATTGGCTGGATCTAGTTTTGGTCCCTATAGTCTGAACTGAGACGTAGATGACACTCAACTTTTGAAACCAGCCAGATTTGGCCCCTTATAAAATAACAAACTAAAAATAGTGAAAAAATAGAAATTATGGAAAATGGAAATACCCTTTGGAAAGGGAACGTTTTATTCTAGAAATAAtgaaataaatataaataaatggaGATAAATTATTGGAAGAACGGAAAAGAACAGGAAATGTAAAAAGAAAGTTGAGAAACGTTTACACAAATCATGCAACATGTTTTTTTTCATGAATGCTTAGAAGACATTTATGAAACATCAGGAAACATGACCTTTTCTTTTCATGAATGCTCATAGAAATTTATGAAGTTCTAAACATGAAAGGTTATCATATATTTTTCCCAGTGCTCCAAAACATCTCTTCGCCAAAGAAAGCAACATGTTTTCTCTTCTAACTAAGCAAAAATACATGTGAAGTTTGATGTCAAGTGTCAACAGAGTCAATATGAGGATTATTTGTTTGTTTATAAAGGATTTTTCCGTGTGGATTTTTGGGACATAGGTTTCGATTTAGTAAAAAAGAAGGTAAAAAAATGTCACAAATTTTTTTTTTTGGCAAAAACCGCAGTCTAGCATAGTACTCGTGTTTAAAGTTTCGGAACAAAATGAGTCATGTTGTATTGTGAGCGGAAAAAACACAGCTACAAAAACCATGAATATGAGCTTTTATATAGTACTCCCTTCATTCCATAACGCATATTTTTTATTTCTAAAAGTCAAACATGTATGTTTGACCAAATTTAAGGAAAAGATATCAACTTCATAATACAAAATTTGTATCATTAGATTCGTCATGAAGTATTTTAGATGTTGATAATTTATTCTAGAAACTTTGGTCAAACATAAACATGTTTGACTTCGGAAAATGAAAATATGCTCTACATTGTGGAATCGAGGgaatattgattttttttgtatttttctcgAAATACGTCACAACTCATTTTGTTCTGAAATTTTAAACATGAGTAGTATGTTAGACCATGTATGCTGTCAACAAAGTTTCAAATATATTTGTCTATTTAGAAAGAAAAAAATCCCCTAACCCTAGACGTCTAGGACAAACTCTCACCTCAAGGCTTTACCAGCGAGCCTGTGGATTCGCATCCCCTTTATCCATCGTTCCGGTGGCCGGTGACGGGGAGCGGAATCCCGGTGCCTCCGCTCTGGTTTGTACTTTAAATTATGGTTCTTTAGTCCTTGCAGGTGAGACACTCGGGCGAACGATGCTTCTTCTTTGAATTTGCCTTTCTCGTTTCGATCCTCCTCGAGTTCATCAACACGTTGTCGACTGAGCTCAGGCGTAGATTCCTATCGTCTCCTTGAGACGGTGAGGCTAGGATTTCTCATATAGTGTGATTTGATGTTAGATGTTTCAAATCTAAGCAAAGGGTTCAATAGCGACAACTACGGCTCCAAGATGTTGGTCCATAGCTGCATGTGCACGAGGACTTCTCGACCGTTATCAACAATATCAAGGTGCACCCGGTACGAAAGTGGCGACAATGGCCGTCGGCGGCTCGTTTTGTTGGCAATAGTGGTTGTTCGGTGATCACAGTATTCttgatgtaatttttattatatttgagATGTTTTGTACTTTGGGTGAAATCTAATGTTTTTTTCAAAGTAAGAACTGTAGTAAATATTACTCCACCTGTCCCAAAATAGATGACGTAAATTTTGTACTAAGTTCGTATAAATTTTATACTGAAGCAGCgacatttattttgaaacggTGGGAGTATAATTTAATATGTATGATTGATTTACTTCATCTTTTTCATATCTGGCCTGGTAGTTGCTAAAATGTTTCTTCAGAAAAAAAGTTGTCCGAAAATGTGAAGGTAGCTACAGAATGTAACAGTAAACTCAAAGATTTGGATCTTCGTTCTCCGTCCGCCGCCAGCAGTTCCTCGACGCGCGGCCGCTACCTCCTGAGTCCGTCATCAGTCAATGGCTTGGTCTGCCTTGGTGTCGCCTCTTGAATCTTGATTTGTTCATCCTGTTTGTTTGATGTGTGCCCCGCAGCTTACAATCACGTTATGAGCCAGGACTAATCTTACAGCATCCTTGTGTCGCTGTCAAAACGATTGCCATTTTTCCCTCTTTCAATTTATATTTTGCCTACTGCAGTTCTACCGGTCACAGTCCACAACTCAGCCTGCACACGTTTTCTTGCAAAAGTCTTTGTTTCATTCTTCTACTTTTCTTCGTTTTTCTTGCAAGAGTCTGAGTGGGACGACCGCCAATCCTGTACCAAGTCAAGTCAACTTAGTCAAACATAACTTCTGCCAGGCAAAATCTTTTAATAAAAGAGCTAATCTTACACACAAGATCATCCAGGCTCCAACCGAAGCAGCAACCACTCCCAAGTTCTTGTACTTCTTGGTTCATCCACTTCCTGTAAACTATACATATCATGCCTTCAGTCTTATCTCTACTCTCTATTTTGCTAATCCTTCTCCCCTTCatcaccacaacaatagcagcagcagaagCAAACATATCCGAGATCGACCGCCAGGCCCTCCTTTGCTTCAAGTCCGGCTCCGGCATCAACTCTTATGCCCATGACACACTGGACTCATGGAGCAATAGCTCACTAAGCTTTTGCAGCTGGAGAGGGGTCAACTGCAGCATAACGTTTCCACCCCGGGTGGTCTCCCTTAACCTCAGCTCTATACAACTCAGTGGGCAATTATCTGGATGCCTAGGCAACTTGACTTTTCTATCGTGGATGAACCTTGCCGATAATCATCTGTCGGGAACCATCCCTGAAGAGCTGGGTAAGCTCCCAAACCTCCATATGCTGAATCTTGCCGGCAACAGTCTTCAAGGTAACATCCCCATTTCCTTAGGCGCTAGCAGTTCTCTTAGCTATGTCAATCTTGCAAACAACACGCTTACCGGTGGTTTCCCTGTCTCATTGGCCAGTAGCTCTTCACTCAGCACAATTATACTGTCACGTAATAGCCTCTCTGGAGAGATCCCTTCTACTTTGTTTGATAACTCATCTAAGCTTACTATCGTTGATCTCCAGATGAATTCTTTCACTGGTGTCATCCCACCCTTCCATGAGGCCACAGCTCTCAGATTTCTTTGGCTGACAGGAAACTTCCTCTCTGGAAGCATACCTCCTTCGATAAGGAATGTTTCTTCCCTCACTTCTATATTGCTCGGCCAAAATAGGTTATCAGGATTAATTCCAGAGACTTTGAGTCACAATGCAAAACTGTTTGAGCTTGATATAAGTTTCAACAGTTTATCAGGTAGTGTCCCGTTGTCTCTTTACAACATGACATCACTCAAGTACTTTAGTGTTGGCAGCAATGGCCTTGTTGGACAGATACCATCTTACATAGGTTACTCACTACCAAACCTCCACTCCCTAATTATGGGAAGCAACAGGCTGGAGGGCCTGATCCCTGCTTCACTAGCCAACATGTTAAATCTGCAAATACTTGATCTTTCAAACAACTCGTTACATGGCTCTGTGCCATCTCTTGGTTCACTGGCAAACTTGCGCCAGTTAGTTTTAGGGAGGAACTTGCTGGAAGCACATGACTGGTCATTTCTTACATCTCGGGCAAGTTGCACCCAGCTGACAAAATTGTCCTTGGAAGGGAATGCCCTGAATGGCAGCTTACCTATAGCAGTTGTTAATCTTTCCACAACGCTAGAAGATTTATCGCTTGCGTCAAACCAAATTTCGGGCTCCATACCTCTTGAGATTTGCAATCTTGTTAATCTCACTTCACTTAGGTTGGAAAGCAATTTTCTTTCTGGAAGCATACCTTCTACCATTGGGTATCTGCGATACCTATATATACTAAGTCTATCGAACAACAAATTATCTGGACAGATCCCTCGCTCAGTTGGTGAAATTACTCAACTAGGCAAGCTTTATCTCGGTGATAACAACTTGACTGGTAACATACCTGGTAGTTTAGGTCGGTGCAAGGTACTTCTTGACCTCAACTTGTCTCGAAACAATCTCACTGGGTCTATACCAGTTGAACTCTTTGACAACCCTCCATTTTCCTTGGGTCTGGACTTCTCACACAACAATCTCACTGGGGAACTGCCATTGGAACTTGTTACACCTCGTGCTAGTGATGGTCCAACATCCCTTCACATGGAAGGAAACAAGTTTCATGGACACATTCCAGCAGGATGGCTGTCAGCATCAATACTGCAGATTAATCTTTCTCACAATGACTTATCTGGTGTCATTCCTGAGTTCTTTGGGCACCTTCCTAACTTGGAGCAACTTGATCTATCTTACAACAACTTGGAAGGGTCTGTTCCTACATGTGGGACCTTTGAGAATTTTACCGCTGTACTTTTGGATGGCAACAAAGCACTctgttcaaattacaacaaattggATGGCAACAAAGCACTCTGTTCAAAATACTCCGTGCCAGTATTACCACCTTGTCCTGGCATCTCAGCTTCAATGACTCATCTGTCAACCTTGCTGCTAATTGTGCTACCACCACTTATGATTGCTTTACTAGTCTTGCTATGGTTTTTGCCCACCATTTGGAAGAGAGGGGTATTATTCACTCTTTGGAAGAAAGTGATTTTATCATTTTCACCATCGGATGTTTTGTCCAAGATGTTTCCCTTTTTTGGCCATCTCAAGCGAAGGGAAGTGCATACAGTTTCGTCCCATGAGGAGAAGCTGAAAAGAGTGTCATATCGTGACATCCTTGAAGCTACTGATTGGTTTTCGTCGGAACACAAAATAAGCTCAAGTTGTACTGGATCGGTCTATGTTGGGAGGTTCAAGTTTGAAAATGATCTGGTGGCTATGAAAGTATTCAACCTGAATGAACCTGGTGCTAATGAAAGTTTCTGTACTGAGTGTCAAGTGCTACCACTACCAGAATAAGGCTAGTTGCCGACGGCCTAACCCCGTCGGCGTAGGCCCACAGGCCGTCGGCATAGGGCTACGCCGACGGGGGCCGTCGGCGTACCTCCGTCGGCAACTCAGACGTCGGCGTATCCCGTGGAGGCCGTCGGCATAGAAAGGCCGTCGGCGTATATGACTATGCCGACGGTGGCCGTACAACCCTCGGCTTAGATACACCGTCGGCATAGTTTTTTCACCTGACGGCCGTTAACGGCGACGTCGTTAGGCCAGCACCAATACTATGGCAGCACGTGGCACCACCTGGCAGCTCCTGGCGCGGTGCTACGCTGACGGTTAGGCCGTCGGCATACCTCCATCTATGCCGACGGCCTAGTGCTGCGCCAGGAGCTGCCAGATGGTGCCACGTGTCCATCATTGCCGACGGCCAAGTCGTCGGCGTACTGCTGCGCCAGGAGCTCTCAGATGGTGCCACGTGTCCATCTATGTCGACGGCCTAACCGTCGGCGTAGTGCTGCGCCAGGAGCTACCAGATGGTGCCACGTGTCCATCTACGCCGACGGCCTAACCGTCGGCGTAGTtacatttttttttttgcatttccatttaaaTAGACAGGATATACAACATATAAAACACAGGATATAGTTCAGCATAACATTTAGTTCAACATATAGAACACATAATATAGTTCAACATAGGGCACCGCTACCGCCAAGTTCAACGCAACAACATAATGACAAGTTCAGGACAACTACATAATAACAAGTTCAACAAAATATAAAGGCGGACACCACCACTAGCATAGTTCAACATAGACCACCGCTAACGCTACCACCACCGCTAACGCTACCACCACAGCCACCTCCTTGCGAGATAGGAGTGATTGGGCTTTGTGGCTCGTGAGCGGAACCATCAGTAGGACCACCACCGGCGAATGATCCATCAGTTCCTGCATTTTTGAAAAGAGATGGGAAAGCAATATATTATTGTATTGAATAAATGCTAAGTTGTGGTTGAATAGTTTGGTGATGTACTAACCGGAGTGCCATAGTATTCTGCCAAGAATTGTTCGAATGTAGGCGGCACTGGTTGAGGTCCAGGAGATGGTGGTGCTGGTGGCAGTGTAGGAACCTCCCCTCTTGACATAGAAGCAACCAGAAGCTCTGTTGTGCGTCTGTTGTGCTCAGTGACTGCTGCAACTCTCTCGTTCCAATCGAACTGTTGCCCACGTATGAAATTCATGTAGGCCTAAAAATATGACATGATGGTACTCATAAAACATAGGAATGCAGAAAATAAAGGTTGAATGAAAGAAGATAAGAGGGAAAATACTTACAGAGTTCTGCTGGGCTAGCAGGGACAGTGCAGAGGACGTGCTGGAGCGGGGGCACGGGCGATTGCTCGTCCTCGGGTCGGTAGCGCGGATCTGCCTGTAGGAGACAGAAGGGGTGATCACAGAATCCAGAATCTTATGCCGACCATGACTCCTCGGCCCTATGCCGACGGCGGCCCTCTCGTCGGTATCCTCAGACATGGGGTCTGATGTCTCAGGATTCCGCTTCAGAAACTCCTGCGTGTATGCCATCAGGTTCTCCCCAGTATGGCCGTAGTACTCACTCTCGCCGGCCTTGCGATTAGGCCGCACACGGGCAAGCGTCCACGACTCGATGTCTGAGAGCGACCGCTTCAATTTCTCCTCCTGCAACACCAAACAGAGGTTAGTGATACATAATAATACGGTAAAGAGAAGATTAAGAATGTTTCATGTACATAGATATACCTGAAGTTTCTTGTGGCGCCAGTGGTTTCGGTTTCCCTCACGGTGTGTTCCGTCGGTTCCGCGATTAGCCTTGTTTATCATGCTCATGGCAGCAAACTTTGCGTCCTCGCCGACCCACAAATCCACCAATCCCTCCCATCCATCACTTCCATAGCACCAATTAGGACGCACCTACATAAGAAGCATAATGGCATGTGACCACGAAACAATGAAATTTACCACAAACGTCGTAATGAAAAATCTGTTATACTTACCGACATGTATTGCTCCTTAGTCAAGGTAAGGTCACGCTTCTTCACGTCATCCTTGGTCACCTTCTCGCTACATGCCACGTGATAATATTGCGAGGCGGCCAGAAAGCGAACCTCATGACGCCACTGACGGGCCTGCTTCCTCGCAGCCCGCAGCAAGACCTCATCGGCCTCGGCCTTGTGCTCCTCGAGAACTCTATAGAATTTCTACAGTTATTCATGAAACCAGAATGGAACAAGCCATGAGTTAAACGATGTGATGCTAAACTATGAAAGTAACTCAAGAATTGTGCTTCACAAGAGAACTTACCCAAAACCTTGATATCACGGCCTTAGCGGCCGTCTTATGGGTTGGGTGGTAGGCCGCTTTGTAGTGCTCCCAGCACGTGGCCAAAATCTTGTGCTCCTCCTTCTTTCGGTCCAGAGCAAAGATCCCCGGCCAAAACTTCTTCAACATGATAGTGAGGATGCCGTTTGGAATACGACCACCTTCAGGATATTTCCAGCTACTGCAAAAGAATGAAAATATTAGCATGTGTACAATCAAAATGATGTTATGTGTTAAAAATATTATTAAGGGCCACTTACTATTTCCCCTTGGGCTTAATGAGCCACTTCATCTCCTCGCTAGCAGGAGGATTTGGGAGTCGTGCACCACCACGCAGCCAACCCTTCTGCTTGCCACCCCCCTCCCCACCAGCACCCCCTTCCTCGCCACCATCCTCCTCCTCGCCaccatcctcatcctcctccctaaCCTCccgttcctcctcctcctcctcctccccctcccccctaacctcctgcccctcctcctcctcctcctccctaacctcctcctcctccttagagGTTACCTCACTAGCGAAGGGTCGCGAAGACGACCCACCTATGTCGGTCACAGAGCGCAGTTTCTGGCCCCGAGACCGTCCCCCTGGGCCTCTCCCCCCACCACGTCCTCCTCGGGCACCTCTCCCTCGACCTCCCTGTGAGAACTCATCGTCAAGTAGTCGGGAGGGGACATTACGGGGTCGACCACTCCGACTAACCTTCGCGACGAGTTTTTTTAGCAAACCAGTACCATCGGCCTTGCCTTTTTTTAGCAAACCATGCTTCCACAAGTATAGGAGGGCGCCCACTGCAACacctggcggcattgctaccccTCATGTACCACGTCCTATCTGACCCTGACACAGTCAACCgccggatctagccctttgacttccaccgaacggggtttgaccggtggaaattttcaccggtttgccatgcccagcccatagctacacccccgaacacggtccccgcccaacccaccccaaGATTCCCTCCATGTCGGCCCGACGTGGTCGTTGCCTCCCTCCGTGACACGGCAGCAGCGATGCCCGGGAGGCGGCACACCCCGGAGtcgagtgtcgggtgcttgccCTTGCGACCACGCATCAACAAGCGTAGGAGGGCCCACCTCTACacctggcggcattgctaccccccccatgtacccgtcccgtctaaccctgacaAAGTCGACCGTCgaatctagccctttgactttcgTCGGACGGGGTTTGACCAATGGATCTTTTCACCGGTTTGCcatagcccagcccatagctacacccccgaacacggtccccgcccaacccaccacaagattccctccatgtcggcccgacgtggccgtttcctccctccgtgacacggcggcagcgacgcccgtgaggggggcacaccctggagccgagtgtcgggtgcttgcgcCTGCGACCACACTTCCACAAGCGTAGGAGGGGCCCACCGCAACACCTGGTGGCATTGCTACCCCC
This window encodes:
- the LOC123425041 gene encoding probable LRR receptor-like serine/threonine-protein kinase At3g47570: CEALSLRRLTRRPPLAFSTAGIERLRQFPHRLDARSPPPEPVRLGGNPTTGRRLPADAAGAWPRVFSFRCAARSSTGSLPSTASSASDLGVSNPSSNHRVGGVEEEDNKILGVLCFVANWKKEVVADQKQREVHACSKHKETLKKISYGDILKATNWFSSLHTISSTCTGSVYVGRFKSDRSLVAIKVFNLNEPGGYDSYFIECEVLRSTRHRNIMRPMTLCSTLDSQNHDFKALIFRFMVNGSVDRWLHSEQHNGIPDRVLNFGQRICIAADVASALDYVHNQLTPPLIHCDLKPHNILLDDDMAARLSDFGSAKFLLPGQVIRKSLVDVGGIIGYMAPEYGLGCKISVGGDVYSFGVLLLELLTGKRPTDDMFVDGLTLRIFSESMFPDLVAEMLDPHMAHEEHQGCVEAWMQRYIVPLVALGLSCTVESPKDRPGMKDVPAKLSALRDDFLERHHDD
- the LOC123424505 gene encoding LRR receptor-like serine/threonine-protein kinase EFR, which codes for MTSTHKDHPSSSLKHSSYLVTPHPVHSGTMPSMFTPLYILLILFSVNTIILEASQANKSEIDRQALLCFKSGISSYPLGILDSWSKHSLNFCSWKGVTCRTKFPPRVVSLNFNYARLSGQLSGCLGNLTFLSRMSLAYNNLSGTIPEELGMLPNLHTLNLAGSCLQGNIPTSLGASNSLSYVNLANNTLTGGIPLSLTDCSSLSTLILSRNNLSGEIPSSLFDNSSKLAVVDLQKNSFTGPIPHFHMVITLKFLCLTENFLSGSIPNSMGNVSSFASILLSQNRLPGLIPETLSHITKLLELDLSFNSLSGNIPFSLYNMSSLKNFSVGSNDLVGQIPSHIGYSLPNLQSLIMGSNMLEGLIPASLANMSNLQILDLSKNSLHGSVPSLGSSANLRWFVLGSNLLEAHDWSFLASLANCTQLTKLSLEGNLLNGSLPISIVNLSTKLEDLSLGSNQILGSIPFEISNLVSLTSLRMESNFLSGSIPSTVGKLQNLYIINLSKNKLSGQIPPSVGDITQLGKLYLDDNNLGGNIPGSLGQCKGLLEVNLSANSLAGSIPAELFAGPGLALGVDFSYNNLTGEIPSDVYLANPALLNFSNNLLSGTIPDDLGRCVNLLFLCLEDNKLKGQIPQGFWKLMSIQQINLARNNLSGPVPEFFDNLTLLEKLDLSYNNFEGPVPYGGCFSNSSMVILDGNKMLCARVSMLALPICDGTQQRTVCLCEQS